From Panicum hallii strain FIL2 chromosome 2, PHallii_v3.1, whole genome shotgun sequence, a single genomic window includes:
- the LOC112880521 gene encoding disease resistance protein RPM1-like, whose protein sequence is MAEVAVLFVIKKIGIAVACETLKLAKPLLGKNSELQMALPVNMKLIKDELEIINAFLKETGMKGCNGEVMETWIRQVRRLAYDMEDIVDQFTYLISEYHQREKRASVKKIFKKHHSLFSLDEIAIKADIINKEVVELSKRLGRWAQPLSGENYKENYIPAVYYDSEQQLYHPGRDHSISDNELVGIDKNREILINSLHLEDSSLRIIAVWGMGGLGKSTLVNNVYKNEALLSNFNCHAWVSVSQSCKITDIWRNMLKEIYGNDNRAFDAASMNSAELRVELAKILDKKRYFIILDDVWTADVLFKIREVLVDNDLGSRVIITTRIEEVASIAEDGCKIKLEPLNDHDAWLLFCMKAFPKTKNHICPPELHQCGKDIVEKCDGLPLALVAIGSLLTLKKESVKDWRVFYNQLIWELHNNESLNHVEKILNLSYKYLPDYLKNCFLYFALFPEDYPILRKRLIRLWIAEGFIEQKGACSLEDVAEAYLGELVQRSMLQVVKCNSFDRMQYLRMHDLVGLDSRRVSVVQCNKGIQSRICPLRHRTFISFDTSMVLSSWYSFIFSGSKYLTVLDLSGLPIEDIPNSIGELFNLRYLCLDDTNVSELPKSITKLHNLQTLSLERTKVLNFPQGFSKLKKLRHLLTWKLLDATYRSFHNWESMKPFEGLWDLKELQSLNEVRATKIFVAKLGDLSQLRSVSITYVRSSHCAQLCYSLSKMHQLSKLHIRAINEAELLLLEDLTMKNPLEKLELVGRLSKGTLESPFFSTHGNQLLQMELSWCQLIESPVEELSGLSNLTELRLTRAYTGQQLNFCGTWFQKLKNIVLADLPEVNQICIHEGALCSLECLHMDRLKELRDVPIGIEFLNSVKEAYFTRMRSDFVRNVQMGKLNLIPKVYWSTQGESTGETEPDNLPGPSSSTPQWRLIGVSGWMVI, encoded by the exons ATGGCAGAAGTTGCTGTTCTTTTTGTCATAAAGAAGATAGGAATAGCAGTGGCATGTGAAACACTGAAgttagctaaacccttgcttgGAAAGAATTCTGAGTTGCAAATGGCACTTCCAGTTAACATGAAACTGATAAAAGACGAACTTGAGATCATCAATGCATTTCTTAAGGAAACTGGCATGAAGGGTTGCAATGGTGAAGTCATGGAAACTTGGATAAGGCAAGTCCGAAGGTTGGCTTatgacatggaagacatcgttgATCAGTTTACGTATCTTATTAGTGAATACCACCAGAGAGAGAAACGGGCTTCTGTGAAGAAAATCTTTAAGAAACACCACTCTTTGTTTTCACTTGATGAAATTGCCATCAAAGCAGATATAATAAACAAAGAGGTCGTGGAACTTTCAAAAAGGCTAGGTCGTTGGGCCCAACCACTATCTGGTGAAAATTATAAGGAAAATTATATTCCAGCAGTATACTATGACAGCGAGCAGCAACTATATCATCCTGGACGTGACCATTCAATCTCTGACAATGAACTTGTAGGAATTGACAAAAATAGGGAAATCTTGATTAATTCGTTGCATCTCGAAGATTCTTCTCTTCGGATCATTGCTGTTTGGGGTATGGGTGGGCTCGGGAAAAGCACCCTTGTTAATAATGTCTACAAAAATGAAGCATTACTATCCAATTTTAATTGCCACGCATGGGTTTCTGTTTCTCAGTCATGTAAAATTACTGATATTTGGAGAAACATGCTGAAAGAAATCTACGGAAATGACAATAGAGCATTTGATGCTGCAAGTATGAACAGTGCAGAACTAAGAGTGGAACTGGCCAAAATTCTGGATAAAAAGAGGTACTTTATCATATTGGATGATGTTTGGACTGCCGATGTCCTTTTTAAAATTAGAGAGGTTCTTGTCGATAATGACCTGGGAAGCAGAGTAATAATCACAACAAGAATAGAGGAAGTCGCTTCAATAGCTGAGGATGGTTGTAAAATCAAGCTTGAGCCTCTAAATGACCATGATGCATGGCTTCTATTTTGCATGAAGGCATTTCCAAAAACTAAGAATCATATCTGCCCTCCGGAACTACATCAGTGTGGTAAAGACATAGTGGAAAAATGTGATGGTTTACCATTAGCTCTTGTGGCGATAGGGAGTTTATTGACCCTGAAAAAGGAAAGTGTTAAAGATTGGAGGGTGTTTTATAATCAACTTATTTGGGAGCTACACAACAATGAGAGCCTAAATCACGTGGAGAAAATTTTGAATCTAAGCTATAAATACCTACCAGACTATTTGAAGAATTGTTTCCTTTACTTTGCTCTTTTTCCAGAAGACTATCCAATACTTAGAAAGCGATTGATTAGATTGTGGATCGCTGAAGGGTTTATCGAACAAAAAGGAGCATGCAGTTTAGAAGACGTTGCTGAAGCTTATCTGGGAGAACTCGTCCAACGAAGTATGCTCCAGGTTGTGAAGTGCAACAGTTTTGACAGGATGCAATATCTCCGTATGCATGATCTT GTGGGATTGGATTCCCGTCGTGTGTCGGTGGTCCAGTGCAACAAGGGCATCCAATCAAGAATATGTCCATTGAGGCATCGCACATTCATATCATTTGACACTAGTATGGTATTATCATCATGgtattcttttattttctcgGGATCCAAGTATCTTACAGTACTAGACTTATCCGGCTTGCCTATCGAGGATATTCCTAATTCAATTGGGGAGCTATTCAACCTTAGGTATTTGTGCCTAGACGACACAAATGTGAGTGAACTCCCTAAGTCTATTACAAAGCTCCACAATTTACAAACATTGAGCCTTGAGCGCACAAAAGTACTGAATTTTCCACAAGGGTTTTCAAAACTGAAGAAACTGCGTCACCTCCTTACATGGAAATTGCTAGATGCAACGTATAGAAGTTTCCATAATTGGGAATCTATGAAGCCATTTGAGGGCTTGTGGGATTTAAAGGAATTGCAATCTTTGAATGAAGTCCGAGCAACTAAAATCTTTGTTGCAAAACTAGGAGATTTATCCCAGCTGAGGTCTGTTTCCATTACTTATGTGAGAAGTAGCCATTGTGCACAACTGTGCTACTCTTTATCAAAGATGCACCAGCTTTCAAAATTACACATAAGAGCCATCAATGAAGCTGAGCTCCTATTGCTTGAAGATTTGACTATGAAAAACCCTCTTGAAAAGCTAGAATTGGTAGGGCGGCTGTCTAAAGGAACTTTGGAATCTCCATTTTTCTCCACTCATGGAAATCAACTTCTGCAAATGGAGTTATCTTGGTGTCAGCTCATAGAGAGTCCAGTAGAAGAACTTTCTGGATTGTCAAATTTAACTGAATTACGTCTTACAAGAGCATACACTGGCCAGCAGCTAAACTTTTGTGGAACGTGGTTCCAAAAACTTAAGAACATTGTATTGGCAGATTTGCCAGAAGTTAATCAAATATGCATACATGAGGGAGCTTTGTGCAGCCTTGAATGTCTTCACATGGACCGCCTCAAGGAATTGCGGGACGTTCCCATTGGTATTGAATTTCTCAATTCTGTCAAAGAGGCGTACTTTACTAGGATGCGTTCTGATTTTGTGAGGAACGTTCAAATGGGAAAGCTGAATCTTATTCCGAAGGTTTACTGGTCAACACAAG GTGAATCCACAGGCGAAACAGAGCCTGATAACCTGCCTGGACCATCTAGCAGCACGCCACAGTGGAGACTTATAGGCGTGTCAGGTTGGATGGTCATCTAA
- the LOC112879592 gene encoding uncharacterized protein LOC112879592 yields MLRLQKHLLPLHRSTSPTHLCLQRASSSPSHFAAEDYLVTTCGLTREEAAKAAKCFSHWKSLANADAVLAFLTSPALGLSKADIAFLVTKDPRILNSSVANNLRARLDGFRSHGFSTAQIRSFVRACPCFFRTFNIDEKLGFWMSFLGSPDKFLRIIRRSYYLVSSDLDKVVKTNIRLLQERGLSVQDIDNMCVTNPRLLTSNPDVTRAVLVRADELGVPRNSLMFRQAVNTVAGLGPETMASKLKMMRKTLGCSDAEVARMVQMNPLVLKTSREKVQRVYEFLTKVVGVDAKYIQGRPAILMYSLERRLAPRNYVMKVLQEKGLIRKDLSFYTMVTAVEKVFYSRYIHPYKDVLPGLANAYASACKGRIPT; encoded by the coding sequence atgCTCCGCCTCCAAAAACATCTCCTTCCCCTCCACCGATCCACCTCCCCCACACACCTATGCCTCCagcgcgcctcctcctccccgagcCACTTCGCCGCGGAGGACTACCTCGTCACCACCTGCGGCCTCACCCGTGAGGAAGCCGCAAAGGCCGCCAAATGCTTCTCCCACTGGAAATCCCTCGCCAACGCCGACGCCGTGCTCGCCTTCCTCACCAGCCCGGCGCTCGGCCTCTCCAAGGCTGACATCGCGTTCCTCGTGACCAAAGACCCGCGCATCCTCAACAGCAGCGTTGCCAACAACCTGCGGGCCCGCTTGGACGGCTTCCGCAGCCACGGCTTCTCCACCGCGCAGATCCGCAGCTTCGTCCGTGCGTGCCCCTGCTTCTTCCGCACCTTCAACATCGACGAGAAGCTCGGCTTCTGGATGTCTTTCTTGGGCTCGCCCGACAAGTTTCTCCGCATCATCAGGCGTAGCTACTACCTCGTCTCCTCCGACCTCGACAAGGTGGTCAAGACCAACATCCGGCTGCTTCAAGAGCGCGGGTTATCTGTTCAGGACATTGACAATATGTGCGTGACCAACCCGAGGCTGCTCACCTCCAACCCGGACGTCACCAGGGCCGTCCTCGTGCGCGCCGATGAGCTCGGCGTGCCGCGGAACTCGCTTATGTTCAGGCAGGCGGTGAACACCGTGGCAGGCCTCGGCCCGGAGACGATGGCCTCTAAGCTCAAGATGATGCGCAAGACGCTCGGGTGCTCCGATGCTGAGGTTGCCAGAATGGTGCAAATGAACCCGCTGGTGCTGAAGACCTCCAGGGAGAAGGTTCAGCGTGTGTACGAGTTCTTAACCAAGGTGGTTGGAGTTGATGCCAAGTACATCCAGGGCAGGCCCGCGATCCTGATGTACAGCCTGGAGCGCCGACTGGCACCCCGGAATTACGTGATGAAGGTGCTCCAGGAGAAAGGATTGATCCGGAAAGATTTGAGCTTCTACACGATGGTTACAGCTGTTGAGAAGGTGTTCTACTCCAGGTATATACATCCATATAAGGATGTTCTTCCTGGCCTTGCCAATGCATATGCATCGGCTTGCAAAGGGAGAATACCCACCTGA